Below is a genomic region from Prunus persica cultivar Lovell chromosome G3, Prunus_persica_NCBIv2, whole genome shotgun sequence.
aaaaaagagcCTGCACCTCAGTATCAAGTTTGGTTCATTTATCTAACAAGCAAATTGAGCTGAACGTCTTGTTGAGCAGAACCAATGGCTCATGAAGTGCTCAGAAATAAACATGGCTAATAAACTTGATCCTCTGCACTCATATGCAAGAGCAAGAAACCGAGTGTGTAAAATTATGGTTGAACattatatcaaatttgaactttACTTAGTTTAGCCCACGAATAACCCTATAGGAAACACGAGTAATTTGTGCCACTTACACTTTTTTAATCCCGTAGGCTTTGCCAGCAAAAGAGAACTCATAAAGGCACCAATGTTCTCACGCAGGTACTCCTCTGTAAAGCTTacctaaaaagaaagaatggtGAGGACActagataagaaaaataagaaagtgaAATCCATGTCTCCAGAAAAGTAGAAATAGAACATTGTATTTGGACTAAGACTACGGTACCTTTCCAAGTCCCACGTGTACAATTGATGTTCTGTCCATTCTATACTCAATATGACCTTGTCTTACTTTTTGCAGTGCTCCAGAGATGTCATTAGTGACAGTGCCTAGCTATACGATACATAGTATAACCAACATTAGTAGTTTGCCCACAGACCTGCGAATTGAATAAGAAATTACAATATGACTAACTCACTTTCCGGTCAGGCATCAAACCACGCTCTCTAAGAATCCTTGCAATCTGCAAAACATTCAAGATTCCCTTTCGATTAGTGAAGTAATGAAGATGACAAATCCCACATGAAAACAATTACGACTCAAAAACCTTTGCCAGGCGCATAATCATTTCATTTGTTGCAAAACACTTGTCAACATTGAGCTTATGAGTGCCTGCATGATACAAAGCTCAGGTCATAAATGGTTTGATTACTTCTTCAACTGAAGCAATGTAAGATTTATATAAACCCACATAAACAAAATGACATTTATGATAGAAAGAACTTTagatcaaaaccaaaaatcagaaattttgaAATGGCAAAATCATTGCATAGTATATCCAGCGGACAGGAGTTTCTCTTTTTAGTGTAATATTTAGAATGCAAGTATATCATCATAGTAGCAACAAGAGTTGGTTCGTtacttgcaatttcctccacAAGTTCAACACCGCCAACAATATCTGCTCCTGCAGCTTTAGCTTCATCTGCATCTGCGCCCTCAGCAAAGAAAGCAACCCTGACAACCTGAAAATAACAGTGGTCATACAGAAGCCAACTAGAATTTAAGTAAGATGAAAACACTCCAGCATGATTTAGCAAAGTTTAGATAACTACCTTCCCACTACCATGAGGCAAAGTCATGTTACCACGAACTGCCTGCAATTCAATCAGGTAGCAGTCCATGTAAATTGAATCTTGAAACCGGAGtttgaaacattaaaaataataattacatGTAAAATTGCAAGcatgaaataaaaaagtagAAGCAAGAACTTTTATTAGTTACTGTTTGGAAAGCATAGCACTAAGTTTGAGAACTTCTACTGAAAATATGCAAATTGACACAATCAGATGAGGCCACAACATTATGGTCTGAAGGTATAGTCAGAAAATGATACAATACGATAAATCTAAAGACCCCTCAGTCAAGGCTAAACATATTTGGGTGCATActaaagagagagaatctcTTTACATACGCCCACAAATAGTGAAGGTCGCTTttagaattgaaaaaaatgagtACAAGGAACCGACAGACAATGGTTTAAAAGGATTAGtcacataaattttttttgcttaatGTCATATCATTTCTAGTCCAAAACATGGAGTTCAATAAAAAATCCTGAAATTCCAATCAACCATCTTGAAGTCCAATCAATATAAACATTTATTAATGGTTTCTTCAAAACATTCTTTGAAATATTAGGTGTTTCAACAATTCTTTAACAATGCCTATTAGCCATCTCATACGCACCCATACACATGTGAGATTGTTCAACTTATCAAAAAAGAACATGGACAGCTATAAACAAATCGAACTGTTGGGAGTAGTTACCTTGATATCACATTGACTATCATGCCCacacatttttattttgtaccatCTTGTATAGGgttatcttttaaatttaatggCTATTCAGCCATGAGATGAATTGAAAATCTAAAACTACGAACtgcttttatatatttcatatttgCATAGGTTACTGGTCAACATAAGAGAGTCTATTTCACGCAAAAAAGTTATGCTTTAGATAAGAGAAGCTTTTACTCAGATGAGTTGGCATATTACATTTCTCTTGGCGTCAATACCCAATTGGACATGAGCTTCAACAGTTTCATCAAATTTGCACTTGGCATTAGCCTGTAAAACAACTAGAACATGAGAAGAAGAGATTAGAAATGGGAAAcacatgcaaaacaaaatactcTTACGTAAACTATGACCCAAAAGAAAGTCTAAAGAGATCCATGTAATTACAATATAGCTATTATCTTAACAACaagaacaataaaacaaaaaaagataaatccAACTGGACTGAGAGCAAAAACATCTGCTGTAAGCTCAATATGCACGTGAAAAATGGTCATGATTTCTAGATGTTCTTACTTAAGTTTAGACTTAATACTCAATCACAAGTCACAACTAGTAATAGTTCACATTGAACTTTCATCCTTAAATCTTTTGCCTCACAAACCTTAGCAAACCAAATTGAGTTCATACGCCAGCCAGATCTCCAAGTACAACATATGTATTTTACCCAGAACGAAAAAggcaaattaaaataaacactCCATATACTTCGACCACATTTCTTCAGCCAAAAAACAACcacatttaaaaattattcaatttcccagaaacaaacttaaaccagagaaatgaaagataATAAAGCCAAATAAACTGTATAGTTAGTATCGTAGAAGCCAATTGCTAtcccaaattcaaatatgtAACAAGGAAATGGAAAACTTCAGGTCCGTTAACTTTCCCACATTTTcacagcaaccaaacagaaacaCCCGAttaatcaaacaaacaaaaaagagaaaaccttACACTGACCTTGACATGGCGAATTGCGTCCATTACATCAAAAATAGGCTTCCTCTCCTTCTTCTCAACGTTAATCAACGTGGGAAAAGgaaccaccacctcctcctccggTACCCTGAAAAGCCTCCTTCTCAATCGACCATCCGCCTCgatcctcttcttctctctctccaagtAAGCCTCGTGATCCTTCACACTCTCCCCACCCTTGTCAGCTCCGGTTTCGCCTCCCTCGGCCTCCTCCGGGACCCTATCTTCCGGCAACGGAGCAACTTTGACCCGGTATGATACCGGAGATATAGAGGGCACGTGCCTTAAGAACCGAGCCTCTTCACGGGTCCACTCGGAGCGAGTTTCCTGACTCGGTGAGTTGGGCAAGTCCCGAGGCCCTCTCGGCGGCGGTGGTGATGTTTGTTCGGGTTGGGAAGTTGGGTCTGGGTCGGGTAAGGAGTGGTCTTTGGGCTTGAGAGAGTAGGAAACGGGTTCGATCGGCACGGATTGTCGAGTAGGGGGTTGAGGAGAGGGAGAGTTTGGGTTCGGGTTCTGGGTCGTGTCGGATTCGGAGCTAAAGGATCTGCGGTAGCTTAGAAATGGAGGTGGATGAAGATGGGAGTGAGGTTTGGAAAGGCAGTGACGGCGAGCTGAGGAGAGGAGAAGCTTCAGGGCCGCCATCGGAAAGGGGTTTAGAAGGTTTAAGGCAACGCAGCGTTTTTACAGAATGGGCTCTTCTTGTTTCGAATTTGATCACTATTAAGTAGtgccaaaccaaaaaaacaagggTGACTTTTGATTCAGCCCAAAAATGAGGGAAGTTTTTATAAAGAACGGTAAAATTATAGTGTTTGGAAAATAATGCTTTTATGTTataaagaaaatggtggagctcacgtataaaaaataataataataatatttaaaaaattaatgatgatGTTGGAAGCCATCCAATTTACTTATAAATAGGCTTTCCATTTGCTTAGCAAAATACACaaaaggagaagagagaaaagaaaggaagactGAGAGGAAACAAAAGAGAGTAAGTTCTATCTGAGAGAAAATTGTGTCAGTGTAAACATCACAAGAGTAAATACAATTATACTCCTAATATTCAGTGGTACTTTTTATAGtctgatattttatttttataacacgttattaGCACGATAATCTCTCATCTTTACGTCTAAATTTTCCTAGCTCAACACTATggttatttatatgtttcctCTCTATCATATGTTTTCTCTCACTTTACTATTACGATGACatgcaaactttttttttttgtattctcACAATTTTTATGTTGCTTCAtccatatttatttaatttattttttgtactgTAATTTGGAATGGTGCGGTTTTATACCCCATCCTGTTGTTTTATGGtggtataatttttattaccCATCGCGTTGTAACACATATTATCGTAATAaaaactagcctctctgcacgcgcttctgcgcatgcgagagattttttttaaaaataaaaataaaattattttagaattaaaaaagataatggatatttgtgttccataaaaataggatccattatctgaattttcttttaattttaatttttttaatacgaaaaattatgaatttaccatattatcttcatttaattaataatttcaattcttaatgtttgcattaaccaagggcattttctggtattttaaatgtttcaccattctctgccttttgctttatatatataaatgatggTGTGATCTTAAAACTCATCTTATTATATCTTAAATAATGGCGTAGTTATATTGtccataatatataatatgttaTATACTTCATATATATTAGGTGATGGTTTTATTCATGCATTTACGTTATTTACTATAtgatgtaggtttattacccatacggcagtatttatttaaaagtgtggcgcgggtttatcgtccacacaACTGTCTTTAGCATTTactttatttactgtatggtgtaggtttctTATCCATAAagcagtatttatttaaaagtgtgATGCGGGTTTATCATTCACACAACtgcctttactttttatttaaaagtatggagtaGAATTAGTGCTCATACCAGCatgtttactttatcgcacatttactttattatttaaagtCTGGTGCgagattaacgtccatacatgaagcaatttaatttatgaatttattttacggcacatttatatttatttaaagtatgatgcGAGATTATTGTccataccagcaatttatttacaaacaatttattttatgaagtaATTGTGTGATATGTTGAGTTTTACAACATACAAACATCAGGActagaagttccttgatcctatACATTAGGAcctgaagatccttgatgatgataatgatatgagagctgacggtctctccggtactatatttgtaaacaaaaGATCGGAcctgaagatccttgatccttgacatgtaaataaggacatGGAGTTCCTTGAtaatgtaacagtaccgtattggttaatAGTGTCGTACAAATGAATAattgtactggcaaatgtactgtacgcATGAATAGacacgtattcatgacttaatgaatagtaccgTATACATAAATAGTGACgtgtacataaatattaatcattttgggtaaattgtCATtgtatacaaaagggaacctgtagttccttaaactcatggatgaataattaaatgagaagttAGAAGCTCCTCAAaacatggacaattatgtaaaggcctgaagtcccgaaatatgtacgggaaattataaaaatgtccataccatgaaaatattgaattttggcatgaagttcaaaatctgacAATATTGAGATCTTGAAGTTCCAAtagttaaatggacaacccttgaggtattattgcaaattgtggtacaccacatatttctttggcataagaaaatgatgaatttaataaagttcgattatgTTATAATTGACATATCAAGGAagcaatatattttgtgaattccggttgttaagaatacacagagaaatggataatatcaggATAAACCTCAAaggatgaattgaggctcctcacatattttgttatattatatgattTGGGCcagaagcccatggatccaaatatatgagagatcccgAACCTGAAGttttgggtatatagtagttaatgctctttaCTACTATATTGCAATATTATCATGGTTTTTactcaatttatatttcatgtccatttgaaaagggcgaataaattctgaggtCGTGTTTAGCCCGAGCAAGAAGTTCCGAACTCACATGCAttgaaatatgtaatttgagagatttgatatggttatttgaacctataaggcataAGGTTTCAaatcgtcattttgaaaagacgtaaaaatcATAGGTTCAAGTTAAAAAATTTacccaattattataacaggaaaggtGCATACAATAGATAGATTCTTTTCACCTGCAAGGAAGGAGCAGGCtttgtaaaatctataaaatttcaTTATGTTTTGGAAGCCTctaaaggaagaggaagacgcctcttaagcttagc
It encodes:
- the LOC18781577 gene encoding uncharacterized protein LOC18781577 isoform X2, which translates into the protein MAALKLLLSSARRHCLSKPHSHLHPPPFLSYRRSFSSESDTTQNPNPNSPSPQPPTRQSVPIEPVSYSLKPKDHSLPDPDPTSQPEQTSPPPPRGPRDLPNSPSQETRSEWTREEARFLRHVPSISPVSYRVKVAPLPEDRVPEEAEGGETGADKGGESVKDHEAYLEREKKRIEADGRLRRRLFRVPEEEVVVPFPTLINVEKKERKPIFDVMDAIRHVKANAKCKFDETVEAHVQLGIDAKRNAVRGNMTLPHGSGKVVRVAFFAEGADADEAKAAGADIVGGVELVEEIASTHKLNVDKCFATNEMIMRLAKIARILRERGLMPDRKLGTVTNDISGALQKVRQGHIEYRMDRTSIVHVGLGKVSFTEEYLRENIGAFMSSLLLAKPTGLKKCKWHKLLVFPIGLFVG
- the LOC18781577 gene encoding uncharacterized protein LOC18781577 isoform X1; the protein is MAALKLLLSSARRHCLSKPHSHLHPPPFLSYRRSFSSESDTTQNPNPNSPSPQPPTRQSVPIEPVSYSLKPKDHSLPDPDPTSQPEQTSPPPPRGPRDLPNSPSQETRSEWTREEARFLRHVPSISPVSYRVKVAPLPEDRVPEEAEGGETGADKGGESVKDHEAYLEREKKRIEADGRLRRRLFRVPEEEVVVPFPTLINVEKKERKPIFDVMDAIRHVKANAKCKFDETVEAHVQLGIDAKRNAVRGNMTLPHGSGKVVRVAFFAEGADADEAKAAGADIVGGVELVEEIASTHKLNVDKCFATNEMIMRLAKIARILRERGLMPDRKLGTVTNDISGALQKVRQGHIEYRMDRTSIVHVGLGKVSFTEEYLRENIGAFMSSLLLAKPTGLKKSSKYAGYINSFHICSTMGPGVPVSIQSLSKAADHYNKMHLK